Proteins found in one Herbiconiux sp. A18JL235 genomic segment:
- a CDS encoding LemA family protein → MEWLIPVIIVVVIVAIIGIYLWATYNSLVTLNVRVDEAWSDITVQLKRRADLLPNLIESVKGYAAHEKAVFENVTKARAETLSAQGPAEASVAENHMQNALKSIFAVAEAYPQLQASQNFLQLQAEIVDTEDKVQASRRFYNGGVRELNTKIKVFPNNIFARQLGFSEREFFEVSDVAAIAEPPRVQF, encoded by the coding sequence ATGGAATGGCTGATCCCGGTAATCATCGTCGTCGTGATCGTTGCGATCATCGGCATCTACCTCTGGGCGACCTACAACTCGCTGGTCACGCTGAACGTGCGCGTCGACGAGGCCTGGAGCGACATCACCGTTCAGCTGAAGCGTCGTGCCGACCTGCTGCCCAACCTCATCGAGTCGGTGAAGGGCTACGCGGCGCACGAGAAGGCCGTGTTCGAGAACGTCACCAAGGCACGCGCCGAGACGCTCTCCGCGCAGGGGCCGGCCGAAGCATCCGTCGCCGAGAACCACATGCAGAACGCGCTCAAGTCGATCTTCGCGGTCGCCGAGGCCTACCCGCAGCTCCAGGCGAGCCAGAACTTCCTGCAGCTGCAGGCCGAGATCGTCGACACCGAAGACAAGGTGCAGGCCTCGCGCCGGTTCTACAACGGCGGTGTGCGCGAGCTCAACACCAAGATCAAGGTCTTCCCGAACAACATCTTCGCGCGCCAGCTGGGCTTCTCCGAGCGCGAGTTCTTCGAGGTCTCCGACGTCGCGGCCATCGCCGAGCCGCCGCGCGTGCAGTTCTGA
- a CDS encoding M48 family metallopeptidase, translated as MYSAIAKNKRNTVFIIILFLLIIGGLGYLASYIYGNLSIVVITIVVSIGYALIQYFAASGQALAMSGARQIEKRDNPRLYRVVENLSITTGTPMPKVYIIDDPAPNAFATGRDPEHAVVAATTGLLAIMDDAELEGVMAHEIGHVRNYDIRVSMIVFGLVVAVGFIADMFLRMAFFGRNNNNSNPIVMVFGLVAILVAPLVATVVQLAVSRQREYLADATGALTTRHPEALASALEKLAAYGRPMQRQSTSMSHMWIADPNKPGIIDRLFSTHPPIPDRVERLHKMGGSF; from the coding sequence ATGTATTCCGCGATCGCGAAGAACAAGCGCAACACGGTCTTCATCATCATCCTGTTCCTGCTGATCATCGGCGGGCTGGGCTACCTGGCGAGCTACATCTACGGCAACCTGTCGATCGTCGTCATCACGATCGTGGTGTCGATCGGCTACGCGCTCATCCAATACTTCGCGGCCTCCGGCCAGGCGCTCGCCATGAGCGGCGCGCGGCAGATCGAGAAGCGCGACAACCCGAGGCTGTACCGCGTCGTCGAGAACCTCTCCATCACCACCGGCACGCCCATGCCGAAGGTCTACATCATCGACGACCCGGCACCGAACGCCTTCGCCACGGGGCGCGACCCCGAGCACGCGGTGGTCGCGGCCACCACCGGCCTCCTCGCCATCATGGACGACGCGGAGCTCGAGGGCGTCATGGCCCACGAGATCGGGCACGTGCGCAACTACGACATCCGGGTGTCGATGATCGTGTTCGGGCTCGTCGTCGCCGTCGGCTTCATCGCCGACATGTTCCTGCGCATGGCGTTCTTCGGCCGCAACAACAACAACTCGAACCCGATCGTCATGGTGTTCGGGCTGGTCGCCATCCTGGTGGCACCACTCGTCGCGACCGTGGTGCAGCTCGCCGTCTCGCGCCAGCGCGAGTACCTCGCCGACGCCACCGGCGCCCTCACCACCCGCCACCCCGAGGCCCTCGCCAGCGCCCTAGAGAAGCTCGCCGCCTACGGCCGGCCCATGCAGCGCCAGTCGACCTCCATGTCGCACATGTGGATCGCCGACCCGAACAAGCCCGGCATCATCGACCGTCTCTTCTCCACCCACCCGCCCATCCCCGACCGCGTCGAGCGCCTCCACAAAATGGGCGGCAGCTTCTAG
- a CDS encoding winged helix-turn-helix domain-containing protein encodes MVETISPALARRVALAAQGFGRVPDARPGTRQFNLLLRRLGLLQIDSVNVYERSHYQPVFARLGEYDKAVLDKLTYGRGVTEYWAHEASFLPVETLPLMDWRKADYREWYRTHPESWGASNEKTIEWLRAELAEKGPLRASEIEHESNVRQGPWWGWSDVKRGLETMFRRGDVVSAGRTRFERVYALPEQVLPAEVLNASVSREDAIAELMSISARAHGIGTLTDLADYFRLKRVDAQPAIDRLVESGELLPVTVPGWGKPAWLHRDARLPRRVETAALLSPFDPVVWERARALRLFGLHYRIEIYTPAPKRVYGYYVLPVLIDDRIPARLDLKSDRQSGVLRVQSAWAEPGLVPDDLPRIAALLRSAATWQGLPGDIVVADRGTLSAALRAELG; translated from the coding sequence ATGGTCGAGACGATTTCTCCCGCGTTGGCGCGGCGTGTGGCACTGGCGGCGCAGGGCTTCGGAAGGGTTCCGGATGCTCGGCCCGGCACCCGCCAGTTCAACCTGCTGCTGAGGCGGCTGGGGCTGCTGCAGATCGACTCCGTGAACGTCTACGAGCGCAGCCACTACCAGCCGGTGTTCGCCCGGCTCGGCGAGTACGACAAAGCGGTGCTCGACAAGCTGACCTACGGCAGGGGCGTGACGGAGTACTGGGCGCACGAGGCATCCTTCCTGCCGGTCGAGACGCTTCCGCTGATGGACTGGCGGAAGGCCGACTACCGCGAGTGGTACCGCACCCACCCCGAGTCATGGGGGGCCTCGAACGAGAAGACGATCGAATGGCTGCGCGCCGAGCTCGCCGAGAAGGGGCCGCTGCGCGCGAGCGAGATCGAGCACGAGTCGAACGTGCGGCAGGGGCCCTGGTGGGGGTGGTCAGACGTCAAGCGCGGGCTCGAGACGATGTTCCGCCGGGGCGACGTGGTGTCGGCGGGGCGCACGCGCTTCGAACGGGTCTACGCGCTGCCCGAGCAGGTGCTGCCGGCCGAGGTGCTGAACGCCTCGGTGTCGCGCGAGGATGCGATCGCCGAGCTGATGTCGATCTCGGCGCGGGCGCACGGCATCGGCACGCTCACCGACCTCGCCGACTACTTCCGCCTGAAACGCGTCGACGCGCAGCCCGCGATCGACCGGTTGGTCGAGTCGGGCGAGCTGCTGCCCGTCACCGTGCCGGGGTGGGGGAAGCCCGCCTGGCTGCACCGCGACGCCCGCCTCCCGCGGCGCGTGGAGACCGCGGCACTGCTCTCGCCGTTCGACCCCGTCGTCTGGGAGCGCGCCCGGGCGCTGCGCCTGTTCGGCCTGCACTACCGCATCGAGATCTACACCCCCGCGCCCAAGCGCGTCTACGGCTACTACGTGCTGCCCGTTCTCATCGACGACCGCATCCCTGCCCGCCTCGACCTCAAGAGCGACCGCCAATCGGGAGTGCTTCGCGTGCAGTCGGCCTGGGCCGAACCCGGCCTGGTGCCCGATGACCTCCCCCGCATCGCCGCTCTCCTCCGCTCGGCCGCCACGTGGCAGGGCCTCCCCGGCGATATCGTCGTCGCCGACCGCGGCACCCTCAGCGCGGCGCTGCGCGCCGAGCTGGGCTAG
- a CDS encoding ABC transporter substrate-binding protein: MHTKRLAITGTAVAAALALALGGCSSDATASSTGASGVDAATATNLDAFGGLAGLEEAAKAEGALNVIALPRDWANYGAVLDAFAEKYPEITINEATPDASSAEEIQAAQSLAGQDTAPDVFDVGAAVALANTDQFAPYQVATWGDIPDALKEQSGLWVGDYGGYMAIGYDPDAVPEPTSLKDLLGDAYKGKVAINGDPTQAGAAFAAVGMAAVQNGGSVDDFQPGIDFFSELNKAGNFLKIDPTPATIASGETPVVLDWDYLNVGYGADLEGQRNWEVTVLPGTGYAGYYNQAVNVDAPHPAAARLWQEFLYSDEAQNLWLAGGARPVRAEAMAEAGTIDDALYKALPVIDGETVVPDADQAAAAAELLGAKWAAAVQ; encoded by the coding sequence TTGCACACCAAGCGCCTCGCGATCACCGGTACCGCCGTCGCCGCAGCCCTTGCCCTCGCACTCGGCGGATGCTCGTCAGACGCCACCGCATCCTCGACCGGCGCCTCCGGCGTCGACGCCGCCACCGCCACGAACCTCGACGCCTTCGGCGGCCTCGCCGGTCTCGAGGAGGCCGCCAAGGCCGAGGGCGCCCTCAACGTCATCGCGCTCCCGCGCGACTGGGCGAACTACGGCGCCGTGCTCGACGCCTTCGCCGAGAAGTACCCCGAGATCACCATCAACGAGGCGACGCCCGACGCGTCGAGCGCCGAGGAGATCCAGGCGGCGCAGAGCCTTGCCGGCCAGGACACCGCCCCCGACGTCTTCGACGTGGGCGCTGCGGTCGCCCTCGCCAACACCGACCAGTTCGCGCCCTACCAGGTGGCGACCTGGGGCGACATCCCGGATGCGCTGAAGGAGCAGTCGGGCCTCTGGGTCGGCGACTACGGCGGCTACATGGCCATCGGCTACGACCCCGACGCCGTGCCGGAGCCCACGAGCCTGAAGGATCTGCTGGGCGACGCCTACAAGGGCAAGGTCGCCATCAACGGCGACCCCACCCAGGCCGGCGCCGCGTTCGCCGCGGTGGGCATGGCCGCCGTGCAGAACGGCGGATCGGTCGACGACTTCCAACCCGGTATCGACTTCTTCTCCGAGCTCAACAAGGCGGGCAACTTCCTGAAGATCGACCCGACCCCCGCCACGATCGCCTCGGGTGAGACCCCCGTGGTGCTCGACTGGGACTACCTCAACGTGGGGTACGGCGCCGACCTCGAGGGCCAGCGCAACTGGGAGGTCACGGTGCTGCCCGGCACCGGCTACGCCGGCTACTACAACCAGGCCGTGAACGTCGACGCGCCGCACCCGGCCGCCGCCCGCCTCTGGCAGGAGTTCCTCTACAGCGACGAGGCGCAGAACCTCTGGCTGGCCGGCGGCGCCCGCCCGGTGCGCGCCGAGGCGATGGCGGAGGCCGGCACCATCGACGACGCGCTCTACAAGGCGCTTCCCGTCATCGACGGCGAGACCGTCGTGCCCGACGCCGACCAGGCCGCCGCCGCGGCCGAGCTGCTCGGCGCGAAGTGGGCGGCCGCCGTCCAGTGA
- a CDS encoding ABC transporter permease has product MNGSVLGLVPFTAYIVLFLALPTVIALVTGFVDGDGAFTLDNVAALGDPVILSTFGNSLWLSALTAAVGAVLGALFCYPLIGAKPTGILRRVVDAASGVLAQFGGVMLAFAFVATIGIQGMITIFLRDTVGIDIFANGVWLYEAPGLILPYIYFQVPLMIITFLPALEGLKPQWAEANAMLGGSGAGYWRHIGGPVLLPSFVGCLLLLFANAFSSFATAAALTSQGSQIVPLQIRGALTSETVLGRENLAGALALGMIVVMVLVMALYSLLMRRAARWQR; this is encoded by the coding sequence CTGAACGGCAGCGTTCTCGGGCTCGTGCCCTTCACCGCCTACATCGTGCTCTTCCTCGCGCTGCCCACCGTGATCGCCCTGGTCACCGGGTTCGTCGACGGCGACGGCGCGTTCACCCTCGACAACGTCGCCGCCCTCGGCGACCCGGTCATCCTCAGCACCTTCGGCAATTCGCTCTGGCTCTCCGCGCTCACCGCAGCCGTCGGAGCGGTGCTCGGCGCCCTCTTCTGCTACCCGCTCATCGGTGCGAAGCCGACCGGCATCCTCCGACGGGTGGTGGATGCGGCGAGCGGAGTGCTCGCCCAGTTCGGCGGCGTGATGCTCGCCTTCGCCTTCGTGGCGACCATCGGCATCCAGGGCATGATCACGATCTTCCTGCGCGACACGGTCGGCATCGACATCTTCGCGAACGGTGTCTGGCTCTATGAGGCGCCCGGGCTCATCCTGCCCTACATCTACTTCCAGGTGCCGCTCATGATCATCACCTTCCTGCCGGCCCTCGAGGGGCTGAAGCCGCAGTGGGCCGAGGCCAACGCGATGCTGGGGGGCAGCGGGGCGGGGTACTGGCGGCACATCGGCGGTCCGGTGCTGCTGCCCTCCTTCGTGGGTTGCCTGCTGCTGCTATTCGCCAACGCCTTCTCCTCGTTCGCGACGGCTGCCGCCCTCACCAGTCAGGGGTCGCAGATCGTGCCGCTGCAGATCCGCGGCGCGCTCACCAGTGAGACCGTGCTCGGGCGGGAGAATCTCGCCGGCGCGCTCGCCCTCGGCATGATCGTCGTGATGGTGCTCGTCATGGCCCTCTATTCGCTGCTCATGCGGCGCGCGGCCAGGTGGCAGCGGTGA
- a CDS encoding ABC transporter permease, producing the protein MSAGSVHPGPGRVTRWVIVAVIGGLFLVPIVAMLEFTMRRGLEGGYDLSRWSAVFSTGLTGEYKPILTGSTNSLLLAVVTVAIMLVLLVPTMVLVRIRFPQLQRVLEFVCLVPITIPAIVLVVGLAPVYSVVARIVGSGVWPLAFAYGVIVLPYAYRAIQTNLQAIDVVTLSEAARTLGAGWPTILLRVVVPNIRRGLLAASFISVAVVLGEYTIAALLNRVNLQTALVIVSKADPFVSIIFAVLALVFAFVLLLAIGFIGARGPSSRRDSSARRRDRIPTIRQNAPQKARA; encoded by the coding sequence GTGAGCGCCGGGTCGGTGCACCCGGGGCCGGGCCGTGTCACCCGCTGGGTGATCGTCGCGGTGATCGGCGGCCTCTTCCTCGTCCCCATCGTCGCAATGCTCGAGTTCACGATGCGCCGCGGCCTCGAGGGCGGTTACGACCTCAGCCGTTGGAGCGCCGTGTTCAGCACGGGGTTGACGGGGGAGTACAAGCCGATCCTCACCGGGAGCACGAACTCGCTGCTGCTCGCCGTCGTCACGGTGGCCATCATGCTGGTGCTGCTCGTGCCCACGATGGTGCTGGTGCGCATCCGTTTCCCGCAGCTGCAGCGGGTGCTGGAGTTCGTGTGCCTCGTCCCGATCACGATTCCCGCGATCGTGCTCGTGGTGGGGCTCGCGCCGGTGTACTCGGTGGTGGCCCGCATCGTCGGCTCAGGGGTGTGGCCGCTCGCCTTCGCCTACGGCGTCATCGTGCTGCCCTACGCCTACCGTGCCATCCAGACCAACCTGCAGGCGATCGACGTGGTCACCCTCAGCGAGGCCGCGCGCACGCTCGGAGCCGGGTGGCCCACCATCCTGCTGCGGGTCGTGGTGCCGAACATCAGGCGGGGGCTGCTCGCCGCCTCGTTCATCTCGGTGGCGGTGGTGCTCGGCGAATACACCATCGCCGCGCTGCTCAACCGGGTGAACCTGCAGACCGCCCTCGTCATCGTGAGCAAGGCGGATCCGTTCGTCTCGATCATCTTCGCGGTGCTGGCCCTCGTGTTCGCCTTCGTGCTGCTGCTCGCCATCGGCTTCATCGGCGCCCGCGGCCCGTCGTCGCGGCGTGATTCGTCTGCGAGACGCCGCGACCGCATCCCCACCATTCGCCAGAACGCTCCACAGAAAGCACGAGCATGA
- a CDS encoding ABC transporter ATP-binding protein, giving the protein MTISIDRPDTSAAAPSSATTGSRVELRGIEKEFPGGHRGLDGIDLVIEPGEFVALLGPSGCGKTTALRVLAGLETATAGEVLVDGRDVSGVPARRRDIGMVFQSYSLFPHLTAQSNVEFGLRMRKVAPKERRERAAAALEMVGLGSMGSRYAHELSGGQQQRVALARALVTEPRVLLLDEPLSALDARVRVQLRDEIRRIQREFGITTVFVTHDQEEALAVADRVAVMRAGRIEQIGAPEVLYGRAATPFVAEFVGQTNRLAGVVSGGAVDLDGVRLPLIDETTPDGDVVAFVRPEDLGLSVSGEGLPVEVVATSFLGSYRRTSVALDDGTVVSVQHAAGFAPAVDDRLVLTFAGAPVAVERRAV; this is encoded by the coding sequence ATGACGATCTCGATCGACCGCCCCGACACCTCGGCCGCCGCGCCGTCCTCCGCCACCACCGGTTCGCGGGTGGAGCTGCGCGGCATCGAGAAGGAGTTCCCGGGCGGGCACCGCGGCCTCGACGGCATCGACCTCGTCATCGAGCCCGGCGAGTTCGTGGCGCTGCTCGGCCCGAGCGGCTGCGGCAAGACGACGGCGCTCCGTGTGCTCGCGGGGCTCGAGACCGCCACCGCGGGGGAGGTGCTCGTCGACGGGCGCGACGTCTCGGGCGTGCCGGCCCGCCGGCGCGACATCGGCATGGTGTTCCAGTCGTACTCGCTCTTCCCGCACCTGACGGCGCAGTCGAACGTCGAGTTCGGTCTCCGGATGCGCAAGGTCGCCCCGAAGGAACGTCGCGAACGGGCTGCGGCGGCGCTCGAGATGGTGGGGCTCGGCAGCATGGGCTCGCGCTACGCCCACGAGCTCTCTGGGGGGCAGCAGCAGCGGGTCGCGCTCGCCAGGGCGCTCGTGACCGAGCCGCGGGTGCTGCTGCTCGACGAGCCGCTGTCGGCCCTTGACGCCCGGGTGCGGGTGCAGTTGCGCGATGAGATCCGCCGCATCCAGCGCGAGTTCGGCATCACGACCGTGTTCGTCACCCACGATCAGGAGGAGGCCCTCGCGGTCGCCGACAGGGTGGCCGTGATGCGGGCGGGGCGCATCGAACAGATCGGCGCGCCCGAGGTGCTCTACGGGCGGGCGGCGACCCCGTTCGTCGCCGAGTTCGTGGGGCAGACCAACCGGCTCGCCGGTGTCGTCTCGGGAGGTGCGGTCGACCTCGATGGCGTGCGGCTGCCGCTCATCGACGAGACGACCCCCGACGGCGACGTCGTCGCCTTCGTGCGGCCCGAAGACCTCGGGCTGTCGGTGTCGGGCGAGGGGCTGCCGGTCGAGGTCGTCGCGACGAGCTTCCTCGGCTCGTACCGCCGCACCTCGGTGGCCCTCGACGACGGCACCGTGGTCTCGGTGCAGCACGCCGCGGGCTTCGCGCCCGCCGTCGACGATCGCCTCGTGCTCACCTTCGCGGGGGCCCCGGTCGCGGTCGAGCGTCGCGCCGTCTGA
- a CDS encoding AI-2E family transporter gives MSETGRPRRGLLKRLFSPRPEAPVSRSAGAAPRSESVASRPAPRAEPAARVTRTSVPAEPPSRTALDAVPMGMQIAGAWSWRILVLLGALAVFGFLIVQLRFLVIPLMVAIVLSALLVPFKNFLVRHRWPKWLAVTVAELSTLVVVAGLVFLVATQVSSGFDDLKNQTVASYNDLKAFLAQSPLQVSEDDFNSYVAQIWQSIQQDSQTLLSGAAAVGSSIGHVLAGVLLVLFSTLFILIDGERIWSWIVKLFPRKARAATDGAGRTGWRTLQNFVKVQILVASVDAVGIAVGAAILGVPLAIPIGVLVFLGSFIPIIGAVVTGAVAVFIALVYNGWVIALIMLGIVLLVQQLEGHVLQPFVMGTAVKVHPLAVVLAVAGGSMVAGIAGAFFAVPLVATLNVMIAYVAGGAWRASVPPALLEPPQKEPSPHD, from the coding sequence ATGTCCGAGACCGGTCGACCGCGCCGTGGCCTGCTGAAGCGCCTGTTCTCGCCGCGCCCCGAGGCGCCCGTATCGCGCTCCGCCGGGGCCGCGCCGCGCTCCGAGTCTGTCGCGTCTCGGCCGGCACCGCGTGCCGAACCCGCCGCGCGGGTCACGCGCACGAGCGTTCCCGCCGAACCCCCCTCGCGCACCGCCCTCGACGCGGTGCCGATGGGCATGCAGATCGCGGGCGCCTGGTCGTGGCGCATCCTGGTGCTCCTCGGTGCCCTGGCGGTGTTCGGCTTCCTCATCGTGCAGCTGCGGTTCCTGGTCATCCCGCTCATGGTGGCGATCGTGCTCTCGGCGCTCCTGGTGCCCTTCAAGAACTTCCTGGTGCGTCACCGCTGGCCGAAGTGGCTCGCGGTCACGGTCGCCGAGCTGAGTACCCTCGTCGTCGTCGCGGGGCTCGTCTTCCTGGTCGCGACCCAGGTGTCGTCGGGCTTCGACGACCTCAAGAACCAGACGGTCGCCTCCTACAACGACCTCAAAGCCTTCCTCGCGCAGTCGCCGCTGCAGGTCTCCGAAGACGACTTCAACTCCTACGTCGCGCAGATCTGGCAGTCGATCCAGCAAGACAGCCAGACCCTGCTCTCAGGTGCCGCCGCGGTGGGCTCGAGCATCGGCCACGTGCTCGCCGGGGTGCTGCTCGTGCTGTTCTCGACCCTGTTCATCCTCATCGACGGGGAGCGCATCTGGTCGTGGATCGTCAAGCTCTTCCCGCGGAAGGCCCGCGCGGCCACCGACGGGGCTGGCCGCACCGGGTGGCGCACGCTTCAGAACTTCGTGAAGGTGCAGATCCTCGTCGCGTCGGTCGACGCGGTGGGCATCGCCGTCGGAGCCGCCATCCTGGGCGTGCCGCTCGCCATCCCGATCGGCGTGCTGGTGTTCCTCGGCTCGTTCATCCCCATCATCGGAGCGGTCGTCACCGGAGCCGTCGCGGTGTTCATCGCGCTCGTCTACAACGGCTGGGTGATCGCGCTCATCATGCTCGGCATCGTGCTGCTGGTGCAGCAGCTCGAGGGCCACGTGCTGCAGCCCTTCGTCATGGGCACCGCCGTGAAGGTGCATCCGCTCGCCGTGGTGCTCGCCGTCGCCGGCGGGTCGATGGTCGCCGGCATCGCCGGAGCCTTCTTCGCCGTGCCGCTGGTCGCGACCCTCAACGTCATGATCGCCTACGTGGCCGGGGGAGCGTGGCGCGCATCCGTCCCTCCTGCTCTCCTCGAACCCCCGCAGAAAGAACCCTCTCCGCATGACTGA
- the ilvA gene encoding threonine ammonia-lyase — MTDTDFSPRVQTAVSAAPLLADIEAARERVGRVAQVTPMESSRFLAEIIGSPVFMKCENLQRTGSYKIRGAYNRISSLSDDEKARGVVAASAGNHAQGVAFAARELGIKATIFMPIGVPLPKLQATRNYGADVILRGHSVEEALRAAAEFAAATGAVVIPPFDHIDVVTGQATLGLEILDQVPDADTIVVPIGGGGLISGIASAVKQRAAQTGRTVRVIGVQAANAAAYPPSLAAGAPVEITTTPTIADGIQVSKPGLLNFDIITELVDEVVTVSEADTARALLLLLERAKQVVEPAGAVGVAAMLSGKIVDAGTAVVVLSGGNIDPLLMQRVISHGLAASDRYLKLRIMLPDRPGQLARTAELVAEANANVVEVLHTRHGKGLQISQVELELHIETRGPEHRDQVVAKLRDAGFELRVEQ, encoded by the coding sequence ATGACTGACACCGACTTCTCGCCCCGCGTCCAGACCGCCGTCTCCGCGGCGCCGCTGCTCGCCGACATCGAGGCGGCGCGCGAGCGTGTGGGTCGGGTGGCGCAGGTCACGCCGATGGAGAGCTCGCGCTTCCTCGCCGAGATCATCGGCTCGCCGGTGTTCATGAAGTGCGAGAACCTGCAGCGCACCGGGTCGTACAAGATCCGCGGCGCCTACAACCGCATCTCGAGTCTCAGCGACGACGAGAAGGCGCGCGGCGTCGTCGCCGCCTCGGCGGGCAACCACGCGCAGGGAGTGGCGTTCGCGGCGCGCGAGCTCGGCATCAAGGCGACGATCTTCATGCCGATCGGTGTGCCGCTGCCGAAGCTGCAGGCCACGCGCAACTACGGCGCCGACGTCATCCTGCGCGGTCACTCGGTGGAGGAGGCGCTGCGGGCGGCGGCGGAGTTCGCCGCGGCGACGGGTGCCGTGGTCATCCCGCCGTTCGACCACATCGACGTCGTGACGGGGCAGGCGACCCTCGGGCTCGAGATCCTCGACCAGGTTCCGGATGCCGACACCATCGTGGTTCCCATCGGGGGCGGCGGACTCATCTCGGGCATCGCGAGCGCTGTGAAGCAGCGGGCCGCCCAGACCGGGCGCACCGTGCGGGTCATCGGTGTGCAGGCCGCCAATGCGGCGGCCTACCCGCCCTCCCTCGCCGCCGGGGCGCCGGTGGAGATCACCACCACGCCCACCATCGCGGACGGCATCCAGGTGTCGAAGCCGGGGCTGCTCAACTTCGACATCATCACCGAGCTCGTCGACGAGGTCGTCACGGTGTCGGAGGCCGACACCGCCCGCGCTCTGCTGCTGCTGCTCGAGCGCGCCAAGCAGGTCGTCGAGCCGGCCGGTGCGGTGGGCGTCGCGGCGATGCTCTCGGGCAAGATCGTCGACGCCGGAACCGCGGTCGTCGTGCTCTCGGGGGGCAACATCGACCCGCTGCTCATGCAGCGCGTCATCAGCCACGGCCTCGCCGCGTCAGACCGCTACCTGAAGCTGCGCATCATGCTCCCCGACCGCCCGGGCCAGCTGGCCCGCACCGCCGAGCTCGTGGCCGAGGCCAACGCGAACGTGGTGGAGGTGCTGCACACCCGGCACGGCAAGGGCCTGCAGATCAGCCAGGTCGAGCTCGAGCTGCACATCGAGACCCGCGGCCCCGAGCACCGCGACCAGGTCGTCGCCAAACTCCGCGACGCCGGCTTCGAACTCCGCGTCGAGCAGTAA
- the greA gene encoding transcription elongation factor GreA — protein sequence MSDGTVTWLTQEAYDRLANELEELSGPARTEIAKRIEQAREEGDLKENGGYHAAKDEQGKIEARIRQLTQLLRTAEVGETPESHGVVEPGVVVTALVAGGEEKFLLGSREIAGNTDLDVYSEQSPLGTAILGLKIGEKTTYQAPNGRDITVEITDVATFTG from the coding sequence ATGTCCGATGGCACCGTCACCTGGCTCACCCAGGAGGCCTACGACCGCCTCGCGAACGAGCTCGAAGAGCTGAGCGGCCCGGCCCGCACCGAGATCGCCAAGCGCATCGAGCAGGCGCGCGAAGAGGGCGACCTCAAGGAGAACGGCGGCTACCACGCCGCGAAGGACGAGCAGGGCAAGATCGAGGCGCGCATCCGTCAGCTCACCCAGCTGCTGCGCACCGCCGAGGTCGGCGAGACGCCCGAGAGTCACGGCGTCGTGGAGCCCGGAGTCGTCGTGACGGCGCTGGTCGCGGGCGGCGAGGAGAAGTTCCTCCTCGGCAGCCGCGAGATCGCCGGCAACACCGACCTCGACGTCTACAGCGAGCAGAGCCCGCTCGGCACCGCCATCCTCGGCCTCAAGATCGGCGAGAAGACCACCTACCAGGCCCCCAACGGCCGCGACATCACCGTCGAGATCACCGACGTCGCCACCTTCACCGGCTGA
- a CDS encoding DUF4307 domain-containing protein: MSTDDDLLASRYGRTPGRRMRGRLIAGIAGAAVAVVIAAWVVWAGLDGTNSTIGTQDTAHRVIDDRSVEVSFDVTIPVGDTASCVVQALSEKFAVVGWKVIDIPASDRATQSFSELVRTSELATTGLIYDCWLT; encoded by the coding sequence GTGAGCACAGACGACGATCTGCTCGCCTCGCGTTACGGCCGCACACCCGGCCGACGGATGCGCGGCCGCCTCATCGCGGGCATCGCCGGGGCCGCGGTTGCCGTCGTCATCGCCGCCTGGGTGGTGTGGGCGGGGCTCGACGGCACCAACTCCACCATCGGCACGCAAGACACCGCGCACCGGGTGATCGACGACCGCAGCGTCGAGGTGTCGTTCGACGTCACCATCCCGGTCGGTGACACCGCGAGCTGTGTAGTGCAGGCGCTCAGCGAGAAGTTCGCGGTGGTGGGGTGGAAGGTCATCGACATCCCCGCCTCCGATCGCGCGACGCAGTCGTTCAGCGAGCTGGTGCGCACGAGCGAACTGGCCACGACGGGTTTGATTTACGACTGCTGGCTCACATAG